A region of uncultured Carboxylicivirga sp. DNA encodes the following proteins:
- a CDS encoding serine hydrolase domain-containing protein, protein MKNLLYLLLIGILCQCQLPSSFSEASPEEVGLNPEFIHSIDTAMQKYIDNKQLAGITTMLVKDGKLIQQNAYGWADVENQKPLTTESIFRIYSMTKSITSMALMKLYEKGLFELDDPVSKYIPEFANTKVFKGYENGQPVLVDQNPVLTIRNLMTHSSGLTYGWAPNSYVDSIYRADSILVWNELLEPKIKRLAEVPLKFQPGEKWEYSVSIDVIGYLIEVLSGQKLDVFLANNIFTPLKMNDTGFAVPEEKTNRYTCVYAPDSTNGIKLIESIDDSRFTKPAVLLMGGGGLQSTMMDYARFCQMILNKGELDGIRIFQPETIAMLYENQMPDGKKAWNNTGWTIGFKLQLVDDPEGSYPYAGEIAWEGAADTHFWIDVKNNLFGFTFTQMMPGNTTAFYRDYRKIVYEALQ, encoded by the coding sequence ATGAAAAATTTACTTTATCTATTACTCATTGGCATTCTCTGCCAATGTCAACTACCATCTTCCTTTTCAGAAGCATCACCTGAAGAAGTTGGATTAAATCCTGAATTTATTCATTCGATCGATACAGCCATGCAAAAATATATCGACAACAAGCAATTGGCAGGTATCACAACCATGTTGGTTAAAGATGGAAAACTAATTCAACAAAATGCATATGGATGGGCAGATGTTGAGAATCAAAAACCTTTAACCACCGAAAGTATTTTCCGAATCTATTCCATGACGAAAAGTATTACATCCATGGCTTTAATGAAACTTTATGAAAAAGGTTTATTTGAGTTGGATGATCCTGTTAGTAAATACATTCCTGAGTTTGCCAACACCAAAGTATTCAAAGGTTATGAGAACGGCCAACCCGTATTGGTTGATCAGAATCCTGTACTGACAATACGTAATCTGATGACACACTCTTCCGGACTTACTTATGGTTGGGCTCCGAATTCTTATGTTGATTCTATTTACAGAGCCGATTCCATTCTCGTATGGAACGAGCTTCTTGAACCCAAAATAAAGCGTTTAGCAGAGGTACCTTTAAAATTTCAACCTGGCGAAAAATGGGAATACAGCGTTTCCATTGATGTAATTGGTTACCTTATAGAAGTACTTTCTGGTCAAAAGCTCGATGTATTTTTAGCCAACAATATTTTTACACCACTAAAAATGAATGATACAGGTTTTGCCGTCCCTGAAGAAAAAACTAACCGTTATACCTGTGTTTATGCTCCTGACAGCACTAATGGAATTAAATTAATTGAGTCCATAGATGATAGTCGATTTACAAAACCGGCTGTACTCCTAATGGGAGGTGGCGGATTACAATCAACAATGATGGATTACGCTCGTTTTTGTCAGATGATATTAAATAAAGGAGAATTGGATGGTATTCGTATTTTTCAACCTGAAACCATCGCAATGCTTTATGAAAACCAGATGCCCGATGGAAAGAAAGCATGGAATAACACAGGTTGGACCATCGGCTTTAAGTTGCAATTGGTAGATGATCCGGAAGGCAGTTATCCATATGCAGGAGAAATTGCCTGGGAAGGTGCTGCTGATACTCATTTCTGGATTGATGTAAAAAATAACCTTTTCGGTTTCACATTCACACAAATGATGCCAGGTAATACAACCGCTTTTTACCGCGATTACAGAAAAATCGTTTATGAGGCTTTGCAATAA
- a CDS encoding NAD(P)H-binding protein — translation MSKTALVIGATGLVGSHLVQELLVNEEYSTVKVFVRRATGISHPKLQEFICNFDRLDEIAENINGDVLFSAMGTTLKQAGSKENQYKVDYTYQYEFARLAADNDVKEYILVSSVSANARSKAFYLRIKGELEEAVKKLGFEKIIILQPSGLMGQRDNKRKREVVGIAMMNAIIRVLPGLKKYRGIKGATVAKAMVNLAKKSFDEKAITIRLDEIFDYA, via the coding sequence ATGAGTAAAACAGCTTTGGTTATAGGTGCCACTGGGTTGGTCGGATCACACTTGGTACAGGAATTACTGGTTAATGAAGAATATTCAACAGTAAAAGTATTTGTTAGAAGAGCAACCGGTATTAGTCACCCAAAGCTGCAGGAATTCATTTGTAATTTTGATCGTTTGGATGAGATAGCTGAAAATATTAATGGTGATGTATTATTTTCAGCAATGGGTACCACTTTAAAACAAGCCGGGAGCAAAGAGAATCAGTATAAGGTAGATTATACATATCAATATGAATTTGCCAGATTAGCTGCCGATAATGATGTTAAGGAATATATTCTGGTGTCATCTGTGTCGGCAAATGCTCGTTCAAAAGCTTTTTATCTGAGGATTAAAGGTGAACTTGAAGAGGCAGTTAAGAAACTTGGTTTTGAGAAGATTATTATTTTACAACCCAGTGGATTAATGGGGCAACGTGATAATAAACGAAAGCGTGAGGTTGTAGGTATTGCTATGATGAATGCAATAATCAGAGTGCTACCTGGGCTAAAGAAGTATCGTGGTATTAAAGGAGCAACAGTTGCAAAAGCCATGGTTAATCTCGCAAAAAAGTCATTCGACGAGAAGGCTATAACAATAAGACTGGATGAAATTTTTGATTACGCCTGA
- a CDS encoding TolC family protein: MTLKRNVLIIVVVFNGLLVKAQKDSSVFTLQQLLWYVGQYHPVSLQSQILVQQGESEIRKARGGFDPYLFAGLDQKYYDEKEYYSLLGTGLKVPTWYGIELKTGYDQNRGYYLNPQNTVPDDGLWYAGISVPVGKGLVIDKRRAELKKAKLYAESTKAEQEKMMLSLYFEAVKKYWDWVAAYNEYKVYAEAVELAQIRLRAIKGSHEFGDKSAIDTLEAHIVVQNRQLNRKGAKLKYDNVTLELSNYLWFENGVPLSISQDVHPPVYTAADKEDVISPDSINNLINALGISHPDMQLMDYKLASLEVDRKLKRESFKPNLKLNYNILNEPQGSNIFRGYSMNNYKWGFNFSMPLFLREERGAYEQAGFKIKDAEWKQNLKLVELQNNLLKYYNTQLTLSEQVDLYADVIKNYNRLLEAEKQRFESGESSLFVVNSRENYLIDAQLKMISLLAKYNVSLVGVGYAAGISIFKIEE, encoded by the coding sequence ATGACATTGAAACGTAATGTATTAATAATAGTAGTTGTATTTAATGGGTTATTAGTTAAAGCACAAAAAGACAGTTCTGTGTTTACTTTGCAACAACTACTTTGGTATGTCGGGCAATACCATCCTGTTTCGTTACAAAGTCAGATATTAGTTCAACAGGGAGAGAGTGAAATACGAAAAGCCAGGGGTGGTTTTGATCCATATTTATTCGCAGGACTGGATCAGAAATACTACGATGAGAAAGAGTATTACAGCCTTTTAGGAACCGGATTAAAAGTGCCAACCTGGTATGGTATTGAGTTGAAAACAGGATATGATCAAAACAGGGGTTATTATCTTAATCCACAAAATACTGTTCCGGATGATGGTTTATGGTATGCAGGTATCTCGGTTCCTGTTGGTAAAGGTTTGGTTATTGATAAACGAAGAGCAGAACTTAAAAAGGCTAAGTTATATGCTGAGTCAACCAAAGCCGAGCAGGAAAAAATGATGCTGAGTCTGTATTTCGAAGCAGTAAAAAAATACTGGGATTGGGTAGCTGCATACAATGAATATAAAGTGTATGCTGAGGCTGTTGAATTGGCTCAGATACGCTTAAGAGCCATCAAAGGGAGTCACGAATTCGGTGATAAATCAGCCATTGATACACTCGAAGCCCATATTGTTGTGCAAAACCGACAATTAAATAGGAAGGGAGCAAAGCTTAAATACGATAATGTAACCCTTGAATTGTCTAATTATCTTTGGTTTGAAAACGGGGTTCCGCTAAGTATCAGTCAGGATGTACATCCTCCGGTTTATACAGCTGCAGATAAGGAGGATGTAATTTCACCAGATTCAATTAATAATCTTATTAATGCATTGGGTATATCACATCCTGATATGCAATTGATGGATTATAAACTGGCTTCATTGGAAGTGGATCGAAAATTAAAACGTGAGAGTTTTAAACCCAATTTGAAACTGAATTATAATATTTTGAATGAACCTCAAGGGAGTAATATATTCAGGGGATATTCCATGAATAACTACAAGTGGGGATTTAATTTTAGTATGCCTTTATTCCTGCGTGAGGAGCGGGGTGCATATGAACAAGCAGGCTTTAAAATTAAGGATGCAGAATGGAAGCAAAATTTGAAATTGGTTGAGTTACAAAATAATTTACTGAAGTATTATAATACTCAGTTGACTTTATCAGAACAAGTTGATCTTTACGCTGATGTGATTAAAAACTATAATCGTCTGCTGGAAGCTGAAAAACAACGTTTTGAATCTGGAGAAAGTTCTCTTTTTGTTGTTAATTCGCGTGAGAATTATTTGATTGATGCCCAATTAAAAATGATTTCATTGTTGGCCAAATATAATGTTTCATTGGTTGGGGTGGGTTACGCGGCAGGTATCTCAATATTTAAAATTGAGGAATAA
- a CDS encoding SDR family oxidoreductase, whose product MNFLNKIVLVTGAANGIGRGIALEYAKNGATVLVADVDILKAKDTVAQIEKEGGTAFAYKVNVSNPNEIVELFNVLKNQIGGLDILINNAGVSRWKSPYELDVEEWDEIINTNLRSVFLCSREAAKIMRESGGGSIVNIASTRAIMSEPYSEAYAASKGGIVALTHALAASFASDHIQVNCISPGWIETGDYSQLSEQDHNQHFSGRVGKPEDLAKACMYITQSDNQFVNGVNLIVDGGLTRKMIYEE is encoded by the coding sequence ATGAATTTTTTAAATAAAATAGTCCTTGTTACAGGGGCAGCCAATGGAATAGGAAGAGGAATTGCATTGGAATATGCGAAAAATGGTGCAACTGTATTGGTTGCCGATGTAGATATACTAAAAGCAAAAGATACTGTTGCTCAGATTGAAAAAGAAGGAGGGACTGCTTTTGCATATAAAGTAAATGTAAGTAATCCCAATGAAATAGTAGAGTTGTTTAATGTATTGAAGAACCAGATTGGTGGTTTAGATATTCTCATCAATAATGCAGGTGTTTCGCGATGGAAATCGCCTTATGAATTAGATGTTGAGGAATGGGATGAGATTATAAATACTAATCTTCGAAGTGTATTTCTTTGCTCACGCGAAGCTGCAAAAATAATGCGAGAGTCAGGAGGAGGCTCTATCGTAAATATTGCTTCAACCCGTGCAATCATGTCGGAACCTTATTCAGAAGCTTATGCTGCTTCGAAAGGAGGCATTGTTGCTTTAACTCATGCCCTTGCAGCATCTTTTGCATCAGACCATATTCAGGTGAATTGTATAAGTCCGGGATGGATTGAGACAGGAGACTATTCTCAATTAAGCGAACAGGATCATAACCAGCATTTTTCAGGGAGAGTAGGGAAGCCTGAAGATCTTGCTAAAGCTTGCATGTATATTACGCAATCAGATAATCAGTTTGTTAACGGTGTTAACCTGATTGTGGATGGAGGTCTGACCCGGAAGATGATTTATGAGGAATAA
- a CDS encoding cold shock domain-containing protein, giving the protein MNTGKVKFFNDAKGFGFITEDNGKEHFVHVTGLIDKIQEGDEVEFELKEGKKGMNAVNVKVI; this is encoded by the coding sequence ATGAATACAGGAAAAGTAAAGTTCTTTAACGATGCAAAAGGTTTTGGTTTCATCACCGAAGACAACGGAAAAGAACATTTTGTACACGTTACCGGATTAATTGACAAAATTCAAGAAGGTGACGAAGTAGAATTTGAATTAAAAGAAGGTAAAAAAGGCATGAATGCTGTAAACGTGAAAGTAATTTAA
- a CDS encoding methyltransferase translates to MELFSSSTGSFKIERYPETSLTSLKPWNAADEYILSYLGENNLQSPIAIINDRFGFLSIALQHLKPTVIIDYKSQEKAIQKNMAINGIEINQFTFSDILSINNLKIETAIVKIPKSMELFALYLHQVSQMISEGGIVICGFMTKYFTSSMLDVAQKYFKKAEQSLAYKKSRLLILSEPIQKQDDLLTETIAVENGDELTQYKGVFSSGKIDMGTRYLLDNLDIYENEDSILDLACGNGIIAFHLEKQNLESDLYLVDDFYLAVESSKINLPKANCIFNNDLSDFKNQFFDLIVTNPPFHFGHETNIEVSLSLFKQTCRCLKPNGRFILVANKHLNYATHLRKIYRKVIIIAENTKFQIIECRNAII, encoded by the coding sequence ATGGAGTTATTTTCAAGCAGCACAGGTTCATTCAAAATAGAACGTTATCCCGAGACTAGTTTAACATCACTTAAACCATGGAATGCTGCTGATGAATATATTCTGTCATATTTAGGAGAAAATAACCTACAATCACCGATTGCTATCATCAACGATCGATTTGGTTTCCTGTCCATCGCTCTTCAGCATTTGAAACCTACTGTAATAATCGACTATAAAAGTCAGGAAAAAGCTATTCAAAAAAACATGGCTATCAATGGAATTGAAATCAATCAATTTACATTCTCTGATATTTTATCAATCAACAACTTAAAAATCGAAACTGCAATAGTAAAGATTCCTAAATCAATGGAATTATTTGCTTTATACCTACACCAGGTTTCTCAAATGATAAGTGAAGGCGGAATTGTAATCTGTGGGTTTATGACAAAATATTTTACTTCATCAATGCTTGATGTTGCACAAAAATATTTTAAAAAAGCAGAACAATCACTGGCTTATAAAAAATCAAGATTATTGATACTTTCTGAACCCATACAAAAGCAGGATGACCTATTAACCGAAACGATTGCTGTTGAAAATGGTGATGAACTTACGCAATACAAAGGTGTTTTTTCATCAGGAAAAATCGATATGGGAACCCGATATCTACTTGATAACCTTGATATTTATGAGAATGAAGATTCAATATTAGATCTTGCCTGTGGTAATGGAATTATTGCTTTTCATCTGGAAAAGCAAAATCTAGAATCCGACCTTTACCTGGTTGATGATTTTTACCTTGCTGTTGAATCCTCCAAAATAAACCTGCCCAAAGCAAACTGTATCTTCAATAACGATTTAAGTGATTTCAAAAATCAGTTTTTTGATTTAATTGTAACCAATCCACCTTTTCATTTTGGCCACGAAACCAATATCGAAGTTTCATTAAGTCTGTTTAAACAGACCTGCCGATGTTTAAAGCCAAATGGACGGTTTATACTTGTAGCCAACAAGCACCTAAACTATGCAACACACCTGCGAAAAATCTATAGAAAGGTTATCATTATAGCTGAAAACACTAAATTCCAGATCATTGAATGCAGGAATGCAATAATATGA
- a CDS encoding biotin/lipoyl-binding protein: MLNISQNIEVGSKIDKSKLKSFSLVRNYVAGKLFTRLLYLSFLALVASMFLPWTQNIRSTGYVTALKPNQRPQTIHSVIGGRIENWFIQEGDFVKRGDTILFLSETKAEYMDPDLLQRTQQQIEAKELAVHSYMEKIKALDEQIKALSQTQSLKMEQTQNYVKQAMLKIQSDSIEYEASKTNYVIAQRQFERTQKLYSDGLNSLTELESRKLKMQETQAKMVSAENKLLTSRNNLINYKVELSSIRNQYREKLSKSESDKYSAMSALYDAEATLSKMQNQYMNYSVRTGMYYVTAPQDGYITKTIRSGIGETVKEGDPLVSIMPADFELAVEMYVDPIDLPLLHVGDKVRFMFDGWPSIVFSGWPNVSFGTFGGRVFAIDNFISENGRYRILVEQDKEELAWPEQLRIGAGADGIALLNDVPVWYEIWRQMNGFPPDYYKGEKVKKSTNQKK; encoded by the coding sequence ATGCTTAATATCTCACAAAATATAGAAGTTGGATCAAAGATTGATAAGAGTAAGCTTAAGTCTTTTTCATTGGTCAGGAATTATGTAGCCGGTAAGTTGTTTACCCGATTATTATATCTGTCTTTTCTGGCATTGGTTGCTTCCATGTTTTTACCATGGACTCAAAATATCAGATCAACAGGTTATGTAACTGCTTTAAAACCGAATCAACGTCCTCAGACCATTCATTCAGTCATTGGTGGTCGTATTGAAAACTGGTTTATTCAGGAAGGGGATTTTGTAAAAAGAGGTGATACCATTTTATTTTTATCAGAAACTAAAGCTGAATATATGGATCCTGATTTGTTGCAAAGGACTCAGCAACAGATTGAAGCGAAGGAATTAGCTGTGCATAGTTACATGGAGAAGATAAAAGCTTTGGATGAGCAAATCAAGGCGCTTTCACAAACACAAAGTCTGAAGATGGAGCAAACCCAGAACTATGTGAAACAGGCAATGTTGAAGATTCAATCGGACAGTATTGAATATGAAGCCAGTAAAACGAATTACGTAATAGCCCAGCGGCAATTCGAAAGAACACAAAAACTTTATTCTGATGGTTTGAATTCATTAACTGAATTAGAATCACGAAAACTAAAGATGCAGGAAACTCAGGCAAAAATGGTAAGTGCCGAAAATAAGTTGTTGACAAGTCGTAATAATTTAATCAACTATAAAGTAGAATTGTCTTCAATCCGAAATCAATACCGTGAGAAATTAAGTAAATCAGAGTCAGATAAGTATTCAGCAATGTCGGCTTTGTATGATGCTGAGGCAACGTTGAGTAAAATGCAGAATCAGTATATGAATTATTCGGTTCGAACGGGCATGTATTACGTAACGGCACCACAGGATGGATATATAACCAAAACCATACGAAGTGGAATTGGTGAAACCGTTAAAGAGGGAGATCCATTGGTAAGTATCATGCCTGCTGATTTTGAGTTGGCTGTTGAGATGTATGTTGATCCAATTGATTTACCGTTGCTTCATGTTGGTGATAAGGTTCGTTTTATGTTTGACGGATGGCCTTCAATTGTTTTTAGTGGCTGGCCTAACGTATCTTTTGGTACATTTGGAGGAAGAGTGTTTGCAATTGATAATTTTATTAGTGAAAATGGGCGATACCGTATTTTGGTAGAACAAGATAAAGAAGAACTGGCCTGGCCTGAGCAGTTAAGAATTGGAGCCGGGGCTGATGGTATTGCCTTACTAAATGATGTACCTGTGTGGTATGAAATATGGCGTCAAATGAACGGATTTCCACCTGATTACTACAAAGGGGAGAAAGTGAAGAAATCAACCAATCAGAAAAAATAA
- the tsaA gene encoding tRNA (N6-threonylcarbamoyladenosine(37)-N6)-methyltransferase TrmO yields the protein MNTSIIEMRPIGVIHTPFTSIENMPIQPMAAKEILGTIEIFPEYAEGLLDLEEFSHITLLYHFHKIDGFQLKVKPFMDKVEHGIFATKSPKRPNAIGLSTVELLSVENNLIHIKMIDVLDGTPLLDIKPFFARFDNREDTKAGWLDRQINLEVDNLRSDDRFK from the coding sequence ATGAATACTTCTATCATTGAAATGAGACCGATTGGTGTTATCCATACTCCATTTACCAGTATTGAAAACATGCCTATTCAGCCAATGGCAGCAAAGGAGATTTTAGGAACAATAGAGATTTTTCCTGAATATGCAGAAGGATTGCTTGATTTGGAAGAATTCTCTCACATAACTTTATTGTATCATTTTCATAAAATAGATGGCTTTCAACTGAAAGTGAAACCCTTTATGGATAAAGTGGAGCATGGTATTTTTGCAACTAAATCACCTAAACGCCCCAATGCAATTGGATTATCAACTGTAGAATTATTGTCGGTTGAGAATAATTTGATACATATAAAAATGATTGATGTTCTGGATGGTACGCCATTATTAGATATTAAACCTTTCTTTGCCAGATTTGATAACCGCGAGGATACGAAAGCAGGCTGGCTAGACAGGCAAATAAATCTGGAGGTTGATAATCTGAGATCGGATGACAGATTTAAATAA
- a CDS encoding ATP-binding cassette domain-containing protein, with product MEYDVKLPFRRFINMLKVDKQDIFSIYIYAIFNGLVSLSLPLGVQAIINLITGGKVSTSWIVLVTIVVLGVIMNGVMQIMQMSISENIQQKLFARSAFDFTFRIPRIKLSALDGNYAPELMNRFFDTLTVQKGLSKILLDLSSALLQVLFGMILLSIYHSYFILYSAILILIVFLIFRYTTKNGLITSLKESTYKYKVAHWLQELARAQDTFKMAANSDLPLQKTDESVLGYLKYRKSHFRILVIQWINLISFKVIMIAGLLIVGGLLVINQQMNIGQFVAAEIIILMIVTSVEKLMTLIETVYDVLTSVEKMGSIADMPLDCDLGEDIDLSKSKGFHITIENLSYAFNEASSNEVLKDLNLNIEAGEKICLTGFNGSGKSMLIKHLGGMYDSYSGNIQFNGVSLKNWKKNELKTQIASCLSKEEIFAGTILENITLGRSNVSRLDVEKVAAIMGFNSFVDSLEYGYDTMLIAEGKNLPKSVRLKIILARSIVVESRLILLGDLFNQLNESDKDQFVNYLLSLTATVIVTSNNPSIADRFERVLVLNRGQLIADGLHQNMKHLGWYKNVFQSK from the coding sequence ATGGAATACGATGTTAAACTGCCTTTTAGGCGATTTATCAATATGCTGAAAGTAGACAAACAGGATATCTTCAGCATATATATTTATGCTATTTTCAATGGGTTAGTTTCGTTATCACTTCCTCTGGGAGTGCAGGCTATTATTAACTTAATTACAGGTGGTAAGGTTTCAACTTCATGGATTGTTTTGGTTACCATAGTAGTTCTGGGTGTCATTATGAATGGTGTTATGCAAATTATGCAAATGAGTATATCAGAAAATATTCAGCAGAAATTGTTTGCGCGATCAGCTTTTGATTTTACTTTTCGTATTCCTCGTATAAAATTAAGTGCTCTTGATGGAAATTATGCTCCCGAGTTAATGAATCGTTTCTTTGATACACTTACTGTTCAAAAAGGATTATCTAAAATACTGCTGGACTTGTCATCAGCACTTTTACAGGTTTTATTTGGGATGATATTGTTATCAATTTATCATTCCTATTTTATTCTTTATAGTGCGATACTTATTCTTATTGTGTTTCTGATTTTCAGGTATACAACAAAAAATGGACTGATTACCAGTTTAAAGGAATCTACCTATAAATATAAAGTTGCGCATTGGTTGCAAGAGCTGGCAAGAGCTCAGGATACTTTTAAAATGGCCGCCAACTCAGATTTGCCATTACAAAAAACCGACGAATCTGTTTTGGGTTATCTTAAATATCGAAAAAGTCACTTTAGAATATTAGTTATTCAATGGATTAACCTGATCAGTTTTAAAGTGATTATGATTGCAGGTTTACTAATTGTTGGTGGTTTATTGGTAATAAACCAACAGATGAACATTGGACAGTTTGTGGCTGCGGAGATAATTATTTTAATGATTGTTACCTCAGTAGAAAAGCTGATGACACTTATCGAAACAGTTTACGATGTGCTAACTTCCGTAGAAAAAATGGGTTCAATTGCTGACATGCCGTTGGATTGTGATTTGGGTGAAGACATTGATTTATCCAAATCCAAAGGGTTTCATATTACCATCGAAAATCTGAGTTATGCTTTCAATGAGGCATCGAGTAATGAGGTGTTGAAGGATCTTAATTTAAATATAGAAGCAGGTGAGAAAATATGTCTTACCGGGTTTAATGGTTCAGGTAAATCAATGCTAATTAAGCATCTCGGAGGTATGTACGATAGTTATAGTGGTAATATTCAGTTTAATGGAGTGTCGCTTAAAAACTGGAAAAAGAATGAACTAAAAACACAAATAGCTTCCTGTTTATCCAAAGAGGAGATTTTTGCCGGAACCATTCTTGAAAATATAACTCTTGGTAGGTCCAATGTCTCGCGATTAGATGTTGAAAAAGTTGCTGCGATAATGGGATTCAATTCATTTGTTGATAGCCTGGAGTATGGATATGATACCATGTTAATTGCTGAAGGTAAAAACCTTCCCAAGAGTGTGAGATTAAAAATTATTCTGGCCCGAAGTATTGTTGTTGAGAGTAGGTTGATTTTATTGGGTGATCTTTTTAATCAATTGAATGAGTCTGATAAAGATCAATTTGTGAATTATTTACTAAGTCTCACAGCAACAGTTATAGTTACGTCTAATAATCCTTCAATAGCTGATCGATTCGAACGCGTTTTAGTGCTTAACAGAGGTCAGTTAATTGCTGATGGTTTACATCAAAATATGAAACATTTAGGTTGGTATAAAAACGTTTTTCAATCAAAATAA